In one Nostoc sp. KVJ3 genomic region, the following are encoded:
- a CDS encoding DUF3536 domain-containing protein translates to MTSAAQMPASSGSTLTLHSDPNNTKESDPLRKANGVYVTVHGHFYQPPRENPYLDAIERQPSAAPFHDWNERIHWECYRPNAFARVLNDQGEVVKIVNNYEYFSFNIGPTLMSWLERYDVEVYQRILEADAKSSDRLHGHGNAIAQVYNHIIMPLANERDKYTQIRWGKEDFRSRFGRDPEGMWLAETGVDYATLEALVAEGIRFIILAPSQALRCRPLPTQDHPNPEWLEVGGSQIDSTRPYRCYLQPTLDTSSSPLSAIGSSELGVGNEDSNHSPLPTPHSLPYIDIFFYDGPISRDMGFSDVVYNSSRFAGRIGSAVRGDHRPTQLISVATDGETFGHHKKGTEKTLAYAFTKEFPQQGWTVTNFAHYLSLNSPSWEVELKSVTAWSCAHGVGRWQDDCGCGGEGGVWHQKWRRPLRDALNWLRDRLTEVYEEHGRQLFRDPWLARDEYIQVMRDRSSGNVNRFLARHQTHKLTAAEQVDALCLLEMQRHALLMFTSCGWFFEEISRPEGTQILRYAARALELAGDVAGVQLEKDFVKRLALAPSNVDQFKHGAEIYRQLVLTAQLGFKQVAAHYAITSLFSNHKAAEAPNSLPRKDAGDKQSHRYHKRVYCYAANELDYQLQRMGSLTLAVGNLKLVSEITLESEHLVFAVLHLGGWDFHCCIQQFTGRRDYSQIKEKLFGALQQASAAHTILVMTQLFGEEAFSLQNLFAEERHRIMGLLSQETLTRLGQLYTQAYRDNYGVLMAFHRDEIAVPQELQVAADIALGHRCLMTLRSLEQEIADPQKSWNHILELEAIATEAKHLRCRLNIPDGKQMLEQLIARSLWQLLHDANGSFNADIQLLERLIDVGDQLNIDISLQRSQELYFSCLQSQIAPVCITSLGNEADNQCLQLLKLGKKLAVDVSAISNQLP, encoded by the coding sequence ATGACTTCTGCTGCCCAAATGCCAGCTAGCTCTGGCTCAACGTTAACATTACATTCAGATCCCAATAACACCAAAGAAAGCGATCCCCTGAGAAAGGCTAATGGTGTTTATGTGACGGTGCATGGTCATTTTTACCAGCCACCAAGGGAAAACCCTTATCTGGACGCAATTGAACGCCAACCGAGCGCTGCACCTTTCCATGATTGGAATGAGCGGATTCATTGGGAATGCTATCGCCCGAATGCCTTTGCCAGAGTCTTAAATGACCAAGGCGAAGTTGTGAAGATCGTCAATAATTATGAGTATTTTAGTTTTAATATCGGGCCAACGCTGATGTCGTGGCTCGAACGCTACGATGTGGAGGTTTATCAGCGAATTTTAGAGGCGGATGCCAAGAGTAGCGATCGCTTGCATGGTCACGGCAATGCGATCGCGCAAGTATACAATCACATCATCATGCCTCTGGCCAACGAACGCGACAAATATACCCAAATTCGCTGGGGTAAAGAAGACTTCCGTTCCCGTTTTGGCCGCGATCCCGAAGGGATGTGGCTCGCAGAAACTGGTGTGGACTACGCCACCCTCGAAGCCCTTGTTGCTGAAGGTATTCGCTTCATTATCCTGGCACCCTCTCAAGCACTGCGTTGCCGTCCCCTCCCCACCCAAGATCATCCCAACCCTGAATGGCTGGAAGTCGGTGGTAGTCAGATTGATTCCACTCGTCCCTATCGTTGTTATTTGCAGCCCACACTAGACACTTCATCTTCACCTCTAAGTGCGATCGGAAGTAGCGAATTGGGAGTAGGGAATGAGGATAGTAACCACTCCCCACTCCCCACTCCCCACTCTCTCCCTTACATTGATATCTTCTTCTACGATGGCCCGATATCGCGGGACATGGGTTTTAGTGATGTGGTTTATAATTCCAGCCGCTTTGCTGGACGGATTGGTTCAGCAGTTCGTGGGGATCATCGCCCAACACAGTTAATCTCTGTGGCGACAGATGGGGAAACCTTCGGACACCACAAAAAGGGAACAGAGAAAACTTTAGCTTATGCCTTTACCAAAGAGTTTCCGCAACAGGGTTGGACGGTAACGAACTTCGCCCACTATTTGAGCTTAAATTCTCCTAGTTGGGAAGTGGAATTAAAGTCAGTCACAGCCTGGAGTTGTGCCCACGGTGTGGGCAGATGGCAGGATGATTGTGGTTGCGGTGGCGAAGGTGGTGTTTGGCATCAGAAATGGCGTCGTCCGCTGCGAGATGCCCTAAATTGGCTGCGGGATCGGCTAACTGAGGTGTATGAAGAACATGGTAGGCAGTTATTTCGCGATCCCTGGCTAGCACGAGATGAATATATCCAAGTGATGCGCGATCGCTCCTCTGGCAATGTCAACCGTTTCCTCGCCCGTCATCAAACCCACAAACTAACAGCAGCCGAACAAGTAGATGCTCTTTGCCTATTGGAAATGCAGCGTCACGCTTTGTTAATGTTCACCAGTTGCGGTTGGTTTTTTGAAGAAATTTCCCGTCCAGAGGGGACACAAATTCTCCGCTACGCCGCCCGTGCTTTGGAATTAGCGGGGGATGTGGCAGGTGTGCAGTTAGAAAAAGACTTCGTCAAACGTCTGGCTTTAGCCCCCAGTAACGTGGATCAGTTCAAACACGGTGCAGAAATTTATCGGCAACTTGTGTTAACTGCCCAACTTGGCTTTAAACAAGTAGCAGCCCATTACGCCATTACTTCTCTATTTAGCAATCACAAAGCAGCCGAAGCGCCCAATTCTTTGCCTAGAAAAGATGCTGGTGATAAACAGTCTCACCGTTACCATAAGCGGGTTTATTGCTATGCAGCTAATGAGCTAGATTACCAACTGCAACGCATGGGATCGCTAACTCTGGCTGTCGGAAATCTCAAGCTGGTATCAGAGATTACTTTGGAAAGCGAGCATTTGGTATTTGCTGTTCTCCATTTGGGAGGCTGGGATTTCCACTGCTGCATTCAACAATTTACCGGACGGCGTGACTACAGCCAAATCAAAGAAAAGTTGTTTGGGGCGCTACAACAAGCGAGTGCGGCTCATACTATCTTGGTAATGACACAGCTATTTGGCGAAGAGGCTTTCAGCTTACAGAATCTATTTGCTGAAGAACGCCATCGGATTATGGGGCTACTTAGTCAGGAAACACTGACACGTTTAGGACAGTTGTATACCCAAGCCTACCGTGATAATTATGGGGTGCTGATGGCGTTTCATCGAGATGAAATAGCAGTACCGCAAGAATTGCAGGTAGCAGCCGATATTGCTTTAGGGCATCGTTGTCTGATGACATTGCGATCGCTTGAGCAAGAGATTGCCGATCCCCAAAAGAGTTGGAATCATATCTTAGAATTGGAAGCGATCGCGACTGAGGCAAAACATCTGCGTTGTCGGCTGAATATTCCTGACGGGAAGCAGATGTTAGAACAGTTAATTGCGCGATCGCTCTGGCAATTGTTGCACGATGCTAATGGTAGCTTTAATGCAGATATCCAGCTATTAGAGCGATTGATTGATGTCGGGGATCAACTAAATATTGATATTTCCCTACAGCGATCGCAAGAACTCTATTTTAGTTGTCTGCAAAGTCAGATTGCCCCGGTGTGCATTACTAGCCTTGGCAATGAAGCAGATAATCAGTGTCTTCAATTGCTCAAGTTGGGCAAAAAGTTAGCCGTTGATGTTAGCGCCATCTCAAATCAGTTGCCATAG
- a CDS encoding Gfo/Idh/MocA family protein — MIGIAIAGTGFGQKVHIPGFQAHPRTEVVAVYHRDINKAKAIAASYNISHASDSLADIVALPEVQAVSISTPPFLHYEMAKIVLQAGKHLLLEKPTTLNAVEAKELYQLAKAKGVIATVDFEFRFVPAWQLFAELLSENYVGELRLIKIDWLGSSRADISRPWNWYSDKDKGGGALGSLGSHAFDYIHWLFGPVRRLNAYLTTAISTRVDPVSDESRPVNTDDNCILTLELANGAPCQLSISAVVHAARTHWVEVYGDRGTLIVGSENQKDYIHGFRVWGSQPGKPLTEIEIPNRLIFPKNYADGRISAFIRVVDQWVQGIERSQEIIPSLREGIYSQLLMDLSHESHIKASWVDVPSLEEFINN; from the coding sequence ATGATTGGAATTGCGATCGCAGGGACTGGATTTGGTCAAAAAGTCCATATCCCTGGATTTCAAGCACATCCTCGCACTGAGGTAGTTGCTGTTTATCATCGAGATATCAATAAAGCCAAAGCCATAGCCGCATCCTATAATATCTCTCACGCCTCTGACTCCCTGGCTGATATTGTGGCATTACCAGAAGTACAAGCAGTCAGCATCTCGACACCGCCATTTTTGCATTATGAAATGGCAAAAATCGTATTGCAAGCCGGGAAACATTTATTACTAGAAAAACCGACAACTTTAAATGCAGTCGAAGCTAAAGAACTCTATCAGTTAGCGAAAGCAAAAGGCGTGATTGCGACTGTAGATTTTGAATTTCGCTTTGTCCCAGCATGGCAGTTATTTGCTGAACTATTGTCAGAAAATTATGTGGGTGAGTTGCGCCTAATTAAAATTGATTGGTTAGGTTCTTCTCGTGCTGATATTTCCCGCCCTTGGAATTGGTATTCTGACAAAGACAAAGGAGGCGGTGCATTAGGTTCTTTGGGTTCCCACGCCTTCGATTACATTCACTGGTTATTCGGGCCAGTTCGGAGATTAAACGCCTATTTAACTACTGCAATTTCTACACGAGTTGACCCTGTTAGTGACGAATCTAGACCAGTGAATACAGATGACAACTGTATATTAACCTTAGAATTAGCCAATGGCGCACCTTGCCAACTCTCTATCAGTGCAGTTGTGCATGCAGCAAGAACCCATTGGGTAGAAGTATATGGCGATCGCGGTACATTAATTGTGGGCAGTGAAAATCAAAAAGATTATATCCACGGCTTCCGGGTTTGGGGTTCTCAGCCAGGTAAACCATTAACGGAAATAGAAATACCGAATCGGTTGATTTTTCCCAAAAATTATGCTGATGGACGCATTTCGGCATTTATCCGCGTAGTAGACCAATGGGTACAGGGAATTGAACGCAGTCAAGAAATTATACCATCGCTGCGAGAAGGAATTTATTCTCAGTTGTTGATGGATTTATCACATGAATCTCATATAAAAGCAAGTTGGGTAGATGTGCCTAGCTTAGAAGAATTTATTAACAACTAG
- a CDS encoding HNH endonuclease — translation MSKTPRIRIPPEVKKYVFERDKYQCQSCGKTTTETHLSIDHIIPLARGGQNDISNLQTLCLTCNQHKTDNIDPRFRRYFEL, via the coding sequence ATGAGCAAAACTCCCCGGATTCGTATCCCGCCGGAAGTCAAGAAATACGTTTTTGAACGTGACAAATATCAATGCCAAAGCTGTGGTAAAACTACTACAGAAACTCACCTCAGCATTGACCATATCATTCCTCTCGCCCGTGGCGGTCAAAATGATATCAGCAATTTACAAACTCTCTGTCTTACCTGTAATCAGCATAAAACGGACAATATTGATCCCCGCTTCCGACGATATTTTGAGCTTTAG
- a CDS encoding HD domain-containing protein, translating into MVAVKLTERFEAALVYANRLHANQTRKVSGIPYISHLLSVAALVLEMGGSEEEAIAALLHDSIEDQGGKPIREDIRQCFGETVVTIIDGCTEWDTPPKPPWQERKNKYIEKLRYASPSVRRVSLADKLHNARSLLADWRQMGDVIWAEFSSGKQKTLWFYQSLVQVYRETGSDVMIEELEAVISQLL; encoded by the coding sequence ATGGTTGCAGTAAAATTAACAGAAAGATTTGAAGCGGCTTTAGTCTATGCTAATCGTCTGCACGCTAACCAAACTCGTAAGGTTAGCGGTATTCCTTATATTTCCCACTTGTTGAGTGTAGCGGCGCTGGTATTAGAAATGGGTGGAAGTGAAGAGGAAGCGATCGCAGCTTTGTTACACGATAGTATAGAAGACCAAGGTGGCAAACCGATCCGTGAGGATATCCGCCAATGTTTCGGCGAAACAGTTGTCACAATTATCGACGGCTGTACAGAGTGGGATACACCACCGAAACCACCTTGGCAAGAGCGTAAGAATAAATACATAGAAAAGCTCCGTTATGCTTCGCCCTCAGTTCGGCGAGTATCGCTGGCTGATAAACTGCATAATGCTAGGTCTTTGCTGGCAGATTGGCGACAAATGGGTGATGTTATTTGGGCTGAATTTAGCAGTGGGAAGCAAAAAACTTTGTGGTTTTATCAATCATTAGTGCAAGTGTATCGGGAGACGGGTTCAGATGTGATGATAGAAGAGTTGGAAGCAGTTATCAGTCAATTATTGTGA
- a CDS encoding galactose oxidase-like domain-containing protein — MTQLDNKTNLQEETDLGTLIAQATTTDKWQVLSYQAPILPIHAALLRTGKVFFFCGSGNDPNRLNTPYDSVVWDVNQGTFIHQPPPLDSNNQPIDLFCAGHSFTADGMLMVAGGTLRYDPFYGIPVALMFDPIAEKWVKKPSMHNGRWYPTLLTLGSGRILAVSGLGIDGSLNRQPEIYSSTFANGWNAFPTTSALPSYPQLFLLSNGNIFYSGAQMGGSSVTPRILTLPGTFTQSIVEKVVPGLQDPAFGDQAASVLLPPAQDQRVMIMGGGSGGTTTYRVNIVNLKAANPTYVGSRFLKNGRKHLSAVLLPDRTVFVCNGSRMDEDTTKSMLPAEIYDPVTNSWTAVAKQNVPRVYHSVALLLPDGRVATAGGNPQRRVNELRLEIYSPAYMSRSRPIIQSAPQALSYGLSFTIQTAQAANIKWVSLIRPMATTHSCDTEQRLVDVPINFRNSTSLNVTLTDNRNIAPPGWYMLFISDNNGTPSVATWTQIS; from the coding sequence GTGACTCAACTTGATAACAAGACTAACCTTCAAGAGGAAACAGATTTAGGGACTTTAATAGCTCAGGCTACTACCACAGACAAATGGCAAGTATTGTCTTACCAAGCCCCAATTCTACCCATACATGCTGCCCTACTTCGTACTGGTAAAGTATTCTTTTTCTGTGGCTCAGGTAACGATCCCAATCGTTTAAATACTCCCTATGACAGCGTAGTTTGGGATGTCAACCAGGGAACCTTTATCCATCAACCGCCTCCATTGGATAGTAATAATCAACCTATTGACCTTTTTTGCGCCGGTCACTCCTTCACCGCCGATGGGATGCTAATGGTTGCGGGTGGAACTCTGCGCTACGATCCGTTTTATGGTATACCTGTTGCTTTGATGTTCGATCCTATTGCTGAGAAATGGGTCAAGAAGCCATCAATGCACAATGGCCGCTGGTATCCTACTTTGTTAACACTCGGCAGCGGTCGGATCTTAGCAGTATCTGGGCTTGGTATAGATGGCAGCCTCAACAGACAACCAGAAATTTATTCTTCTACATTTGCAAATGGTTGGAACGCTTTTCCAACGACTAGTGCCTTACCGTCATACCCACAGCTGTTTTTACTAAGTAATGGAAACATTTTTTATTCTGGTGCTCAGATGGGTGGCAGTTCAGTAACGCCAAGGATATTAACCCTGCCAGGGACATTTACACAATCTATTGTTGAAAAAGTTGTGCCAGGGCTGCAAGACCCAGCTTTCGGCGATCAAGCTGCCAGTGTGCTTTTACCACCAGCACAAGACCAAAGGGTGATGATTATGGGTGGGGGTAGCGGTGGTACGACAACATACAGGGTAAACATTGTCAATCTAAAAGCTGCTAACCCAACTTACGTAGGATCGAGGTTTCTAAAAAATGGTCGGAAGCATCTCAGCGCAGTTTTGTTACCCGATCGCACAGTGTTTGTTTGCAATGGTAGCAGAATGGATGAGGACACCACAAAATCAATGCTACCAGCAGAAATCTACGATCCAGTCACAAATTCCTGGACAGCAGTAGCTAAACAAAATGTCCCCCGCGTCTATCACTCAGTGGCCTTGCTCCTGCCAGATGGTAGGGTAGCCACAGCTGGAGGAAACCCTCAACGGCGGGTTAATGAACTGCGATTAGAAATCTATAGTCCTGCCTACATGTCGCGATCGCGACCAATTATTCAGAGCGCTCCTCAAGCATTGAGTTACGGGCTGTCATTTACGATTCAGACAGCCCAAGCTGCAAATATTAAATGGGTTAGTCTAATTAGACCAATGGCAACTACCCATTCCTGCGATACAGAACAAAGGTTAGTTGATGTACCGATTAATTTTAGAAACTCTACTTCTCTCAATGTCACGTTGACAGACAATCGAAACATCGCACCACCAGGCTGGTACATGCTTTTTATTAGTGATAACAATGGCACACCTTCAGTAGCAACCTGGACGCAAATATCTTAG
- a CDS encoding BamA/TamA family outer membrane protein — MRVQITVVAIAVMLVGGKNLEALADSQPSTQDGASSIVSPEATIHIEEGYAKYGDYIGVIGGDSQTLEFSPKVVKVVKDIQIRFVNAKGLPIKGRTQTEFIISLLKLKPGQVFHEELLQADLQRLRRLESFNQVNAYPKENPSSISIIYEIKERSFPSLSLGGGNNDDVGLYARVGYQDANISGVNDKLDTSVQFSGEGVQFNGQFTSPYRPGEPNRLGYSIKAFRSRGVSGTFNEDIRLSNGNKVREGRFGGSVALLRDFGDWNTSVAVNYSRISLRDAEYNVVQVDRLGSPLSLSGTGIDDLFTVSFAVSKDQRDRRENPTQGSILTLSTEQAIPIGLGNISSNRLEGNYIQYLPVSWIGNGRPTDNPEMLAFNLQIGTIIGDFPPADAFNLGGVDSVRGYGYGKVASGRSYGLASVEYRFPIFQSIGGVLFTDFASDFGSSETVLGEPGVLRNKPGSGFGYGLGLRLKSTFGLIRGDLGISDQGEVRFEVTTGQRF; from the coding sequence ATGCGAGTTCAAATAACTGTAGTTGCGATCGCAGTAATGTTAGTGGGTGGTAAAAATCTAGAGGCTCTTGCAGACTCGCAACCTTCTACTCAAGATGGGGCTAGTAGTATTGTTAGCCCGGAAGCTACGATCCATATAGAGGAAGGTTATGCTAAATATGGTGATTATATAGGAGTCATCGGAGGAGATAGCCAAACCCTTGAATTTTCACCAAAAGTAGTCAAAGTTGTCAAAGATATCCAGATTCGTTTTGTTAATGCCAAAGGTCTGCCAATCAAAGGGCGAACTCAGACAGAGTTTATCATTAGTTTGCTGAAACTCAAACCTGGTCAGGTATTCCATGAGGAATTACTTCAAGCAGACTTACAACGATTGAGGAGATTAGAATCATTTAATCAGGTCAATGCTTACCCTAAAGAAAATCCCTCTAGTATTAGTATCATTTATGAAATTAAAGAGCGTAGTTTCCCATCTCTCAGCTTAGGAGGCGGTAATAACGATGACGTTGGGCTATATGCTAGAGTGGGTTATCAAGATGCAAATATTAGCGGTGTTAACGATAAATTAGATACAAGTGTACAGTTCAGTGGTGAAGGTGTCCAGTTCAATGGTCAATTCACTAGCCCTTATCGTCCTGGAGAACCAAACCGATTAGGCTATAGTATTAAGGCTTTTCGTAGTCGGGGTGTATCGGGAACCTTTAACGAAGATATCAGATTGTCTAACGGCAACAAAGTCCGGGAAGGAAGGTTTGGTGGTTCTGTAGCACTTTTACGAGATTTTGGTGACTGGAATACATCTGTGGCTGTTAACTATAGCAGAATTAGCCTACGCGATGCAGAATATAACGTTGTCCAAGTTGATAGATTAGGCAGTCCCCTATCTTTAAGCGGTACTGGAATTGATGACCTATTTACAGTATCATTTGCTGTATCCAAAGATCAACGCGATCGCCGAGAAAATCCGACTCAAGGATCAATCCTTACCCTTAGCACAGAACAAGCCATTCCCATTGGACTAGGCAATATTTCCAGCAACCGCCTAGAGGGAAACTACATACAGTATTTACCAGTTAGTTGGATAGGTAATGGTAGACCGACTGACAATCCAGAAATGTTAGCTTTTAACTTGCAAATTGGCACAATTATTGGAGACTTTCCACCAGCCGATGCTTTTAATCTTGGTGGAGTAGATTCTGTTAGAGGTTACGGCTATGGAAAAGTTGCCAGTGGTCGAAGTTACGGTTTAGCTTCTGTAGAATATCGGTTCCCAATTTTTCAGTCAATAGGTGGAGTTCTCTTTACAGACTTTGCCTCAGACTTCGGGTCTAGCGAAACCGTACTAGGAGAACCAGGAGTCTTACGCAACAAACCTGGAAGTGGCTTTGGCTATGGCTTGGGATTGCGCCTCAAGTCAACCTTTGGATTAATTCGAGGCGACTTAGGAATTAGCGACCAAGGAGAAGTTAGATTTGAAGTTACTACAGGTCAACGATTTTAA
- a CDS encoding DUF4870 domain-containing protein, with product MREKPKRQMRIWAVLCHSSALLGWILLLLLVFIGIPLYLPLNLLAPLIIWRFKKTQYPWIDLQGKESLNFQISLTLYTLIIIGISLLLLFTSLSLFVTTNGSVNEIKNTLDSLLIVLMSLISFKLILQSFVVTFAAMKAYKGEHYRYPFTIRVLR from the coding sequence ATGAGAGAAAAACCTAAACGACAAATGCGTATATGGGCAGTGTTGTGTCATTCTTCAGCTTTGTTAGGGTGGATATTATTGCTTCTTTTAGTATTTATTGGCATCCCTTTATATTTACCTTTAAATCTTTTAGCTCCCCTCATAATTTGGCGCTTTAAAAAAACACAATATCCCTGGATTGATTTGCAGGGTAAAGAATCCTTAAATTTTCAAATTTCTTTAACGTTATATACCTTAATTATTATAGGAATATCTTTACTTTTATTGTTTACTAGCTTGAGCCTATTTGTAACTACCAACGGCTCAGTCAATGAAATAAAAAACACTTTAGATAGTTTATTAATTGTTCTCATGTCATTAATTTCATTCAAACTAATATTACAATCGTTTGTAGTGACTTTCGCCGCCATGAAAGCTTACAAAGGTGAGCATTATCGTTACCCTTTTACAATTAGAGTTTTACGATAA
- the cax gene encoding calcium/proton exchanger: MSTKNIILFVLLLFIPVSVVAHFLEWGELIVFITAGLAILPLAAWMGTATEEIAVVVGPSLGGLLNATFGNATELIIALVALNAGLIDVVKASITGSIISNLLLVMGFSMLLGGLRYKEQTFQPIVARVNAASMNLAVIAILMPTAMNYTSQGINEETLQNLSIAVAVVLILVYALTLLFSMKTHSYLYDVGVAETEEEEIPHAKPNMTLWVGVLLVCTLLVAIESEMLVDSLEVATSQLGLTALFTGVILVPIVGNAAEHATAVTVAMKNKMDLSLSVAVGSSMQIALFVAPVLVIAGRILGQPMDLDFKPFELVAVVVSVLIANSISSDGKSNWLEGTLLLAAYTVLGFAFYFHPVMEGMG, translated from the coding sequence ATGTCAACCAAAAACATTATTCTTTTCGTTTTATTACTGTTTATCCCGGTTTCCGTAGTCGCCCACTTTCTGGAGTGGGGAGAATTGATAGTTTTTATCACAGCTGGATTAGCAATTTTGCCCTTAGCAGCTTGGATGGGTACAGCTACAGAAGAAATTGCTGTTGTAGTCGGCCCATCATTAGGGGGCTTGTTAAACGCCACCTTTGGCAATGCTACAGAATTAATCATCGCCCTCGTAGCGCTGAACGCTGGGTTAATAGATGTAGTTAAAGCCAGTATTACGGGATCGATTATTAGTAACTTACTACTGGTAATGGGTTTTTCCATGCTTTTGGGAGGACTGCGCTACAAAGAACAGACATTTCAGCCAATTGTGGCGCGGGTAAATGCGGCTTCGATGAATTTGGCCGTGATTGCCATTTTGATGCCAACGGCAATGAATTATACCTCTCAAGGAATTAACGAAGAAACACTGCAAAATCTTTCGATTGCTGTAGCTGTGGTGTTAATTCTGGTTTATGCCCTAACGCTGCTATTTTCGATGAAAACCCACTCCTATCTTTATGATGTCGGTGTAGCGGAGACAGAAGAAGAGGAAATTCCTCATGCTAAACCAAATATGACGTTGTGGGTTGGCGTGCTGTTAGTATGTACCTTGCTAGTAGCAATTGAGTCAGAAATGCTAGTTGATTCTCTGGAGGTGGCAACATCTCAGCTAGGTTTGACGGCGCTATTTACAGGGGTGATTTTGGTTCCCATCGTCGGTAACGCGGCTGAACACGCCACAGCAGTTACCGTGGCGATGAAAAATAAGATGGATCTTTCCCTGTCGGTAGCTGTGGGATCGAGTATGCAGATTGCCCTATTTGTCGCGCCCGTGTTAGTTATAGCAGGGCGGATATTAGGGCAACCAATGGATTTAGATTTCAAACCCTTTGAATTAGTCGCTGTAGTTGTGTCAGTGTTGATTGCAAACAGTATTAGTTCCGATGGTAAATCCAATTGGCTAGAAGGCACTTTGTTATTAGCTGCTTATACAGTATTGGGGTTCGCCTTCTACTTCCATCCAGTTATGGAAGGTATGGGGTAA